A stretch of Physeter macrocephalus isolate SW-GA chromosome 1, ASM283717v5, whole genome shotgun sequence DNA encodes these proteins:
- the P2RY13 gene encoding P2Y purinoceptor 13 isoform X2, producing MNDTVMKGFNGSERCPRDMQAAHLVFPASYTVVFFAGTLLNTLALWVFIHIPSSSTFIVYLKNTLVADLIMTLMLPFKILSDARLGPWQLRAFVCRFSAVVFYEAMYVGITLLGLIAFDRFLKIIRPFGKFFVQKPAFAKVVSTLIWIFLFFLSLPNMILSNKEATPSSVKKCASLKGPLGLKWHAVCTERQQINRHFSKEDIQWPRHT from the exons ATGAACGACACAGTGATGAAGGGCTTCAACGGGTCTGAGAGGTGCCCCAGGGACATGCAGGCGGCACACCTGGTGTTCCCAGCCAGCTACACTGTCGTCTTCTTCGCGGGCACCCTGCTGAACACTTTGGCCCTGTGGGTGTTCATTCACATCCCCAGCTCCTCCACCTTCATCGTCTACCTCAAAAATACTTTGGTGGCCGACCTGATAATGACGCTCATGCTTCCGTTTAAAATCCTCTCAGACGCGCGCCTCGGACCCTGGCAGCTCAGAGCCTTTGTGTGTCGTTTCTCTGCCGTCGTCTTTTATGAGGCCATGTATGTGGGCATCACCCTGCTGGGGCTCATAGCCTTTGACAGGTTCCTCAAGATCATCAGACCTTTTGGAAAATTTTTCGTACAAAAACCTGCTTTTGCAAAAGTGGTCTCAACCCTCATCTGGATCTTTTTGTTCTTCCTCTCCCTGCCAAATATGATCTTAAGCAACAAGGAAGCAACACCGTCATCTGTGAAAAAGTGTGCCTCCTTAAAGGGTCCTCTTGGGCTGAAATGGCATGCAGTG TGTACAGAAAGGCAACagataaatagacatttctccaaagaagacatacagtggCCAAGACACACATGa
- the P2RY13 gene encoding P2Y purinoceptor 13 isoform X1, translating to MNDTVMKGFNGSERCPRDMQAAHLVFPASYTVVFFAGTLLNTLALWVFIHIPSSSTFIVYLKNTLVADLIMTLMLPFKILSDARLGPWQLRAFVCRFSAVVFYEAMYVGITLLGLIAFDRFLKIIRPFGKFFVQKPAFAKVVSTLIWIFLFFLSLPNMILSNKEATPSSVKKCASLKGPLGLKWHAVVSYISQFIFWTVFVLMLLFYMVIAKKVYNSYTKSKSKGSKNSKRLEGKVFVVVAVFFVCFAPFHFARVPYTHSQTNSKTDCRLQNQLFLAKETTLFLAATNICMDPLIYIFLCKKFTERLPCMKGRKIAASTWENHMSQSDNITLS from the coding sequence ATGAACGACACAGTGATGAAGGGCTTCAACGGGTCTGAGAGGTGCCCCAGGGACATGCAGGCGGCACACCTGGTGTTCCCAGCCAGCTACACTGTCGTCTTCTTCGCGGGCACCCTGCTGAACACTTTGGCCCTGTGGGTGTTCATTCACATCCCCAGCTCCTCCACCTTCATCGTCTACCTCAAAAATACTTTGGTGGCCGACCTGATAATGACGCTCATGCTTCCGTTTAAAATCCTCTCAGACGCGCGCCTCGGACCCTGGCAGCTCAGAGCCTTTGTGTGTCGTTTCTCTGCCGTCGTCTTTTATGAGGCCATGTATGTGGGCATCACCCTGCTGGGGCTCATAGCCTTTGACAGGTTCCTCAAGATCATCAGACCTTTTGGAAAATTTTTCGTACAAAAACCTGCTTTTGCAAAAGTGGTCTCAACCCTCATCTGGATCTTTTTGTTCTTCCTCTCCCTGCCAAATATGATCTTAAGCAACAAGGAAGCAACACCGTCATCTGTGAAAAAGTGTGCCTCCTTAAAGGGTCCTCTTGGGCTGAAATGGCATGCAGTGGTGAGCTACATTTCCCAGTTCATTTTCTGGACTGTTTTTGTCCTAATGCTTCTATTCTATATGGTGATTGCGAAAAAGGTATACAATTCTTATACAAAGTCCAAGAGTAAGGGCAGCAAAAACAGCAAAAGGCTAGAAGGTAAAGTATTTGTTGTCGTGGCTGTCTTCTTTGTGTGTTTCGCTCCATTTCATTTCGCCAGAGTCCCATATACTCACAGCCAAACCAACAGTAAGACTGACTGTCGATTGCAAAATCAACTGTTTCTAGCTAAAGAAACCACCCTTTTTTTGGCAGCAACTAACATTTGCATGGATCccttaatatatatattcttatgtaAAAAATTCACAGAGAGGCTACCATGCATGAAAGGGAGAAAGATTGCAGCATCCACCTGGGAAAATCATATGAGTCAGTCAGACAATATAACCCTAAGCTGA